From Brassica oleracea var. oleracea cultivar TO1000 chromosome C3, BOL, whole genome shotgun sequence, a single genomic window includes:
- the LOC106333753 gene encoding zinc finger protein ZAT8-like — protein MVSRSENLNRTVENRAQDSEKLDRTVEGTAANNEKLERTVEDKAANCLMLLSRIGENGGGGRESRVYRCKTCMKEFSSFQSLGGHRASHNKHVNNNSSDEQSSLSSGSIAKRKTTNTTRSHRCPICGVEFPMGQALGGHMRKHRNEEEASGALVTRSFFPEAAASMITTLKKSSSGKRVECFDLGPDSVESSINLNLELGRSMY, from the coding sequence ATGGTTTCAAGAAGTGAGAATCTTAATCGGACGGTGGAAAATAGAGCGCAGGATAGCGAGAAACTTGATCGGACTGTGGAAGGTACGGCAGCGAATAACGAGAAACTTGAGAGGACGGTGGAAGATAAGGCGGCAAACTGTCTGATGCTGTTATCAAGAATTGGGGAAAACGGGGGAGGAGGCCGAGAGAGTCGTGTTTACAGATGCAAAACGTGTATGAAAGAGTTCTCATCGTTCCAATCTTTAGGAGGCCATCGCGCAAGCCACAATAAACACGTTAACAACAACAGCAGCGACGAACAGTCGTCACTTTCTTCGGGATCCATCGCTAAGAGGAAGACCACGAACACAACAAGGTCGCATCGTTGTCCGATATGTGGCGTGGAGTTTCCGATGGGACAGGCTCTTGGTGGTCACATGAGGAAGCATAGGAACGAGGAAGAGGCTAGCGGCGCGTTGGTTACACGCTCTTTTTTCCCTGAGGCGGCGGCTTCGATGATTACGACATTGAAGAAATCTAGTAGTGGGAAAAGGGTTGAGTGTTTTGACTTGGGGCCAGATTCTGTGGAGAGTAGCATCAATTTGAACTTGGAGTTAGGAAGAAGCATGTACTGA
- the LOC106331722 gene encoding ras-related protein RABE1c-like — protein MAAPPARARADYDYLIKLLLIGDSGVGKSCLLLRFSDGSFTTSFITTIGIDFKIRTIELDGKRIKLQIWDTAGQERFRTITTAYYRGAMGILLVYDVTDESSFNNIRNWIRNIEQHASDNVNKILVGNKADMDESKRAVPTAKGQALADEYGIKFFETSAKTNLNVEEVFFSIGRDIKQRLSDTDSRAEPATIRISQTDQAAGAAQATQKSACCGS, from the exons ATGGCTGCTCCACCTGCTAGGGCCAGAGCTGATTACGACTATCTCATCAAGCTTCTTTTGATCGGAGATAGCG GTGTGGGTAAGAGTTGTCTGCTTCTACGTTTCTCTGATGGCTCCTTCACCACTAGCTTCATCACCACCATTGG CATTGACTTTAAGATCAGAACCATTGAGCTTGATGGCAAACGTATCAAGCTCCAGATTTGGGACACTGCTGGTCAAGAACGCTTTCGCACTATCACCACCG CTTATTACCGCGGGGCGATGGGCATTTTGTTGGTCTATGATGTCACCGACGAGTCCTCCTTCAACA ACATTAGGAACTGGATTCGTAATATTGAACAGCATGCGTCAGATAATGTTAACAAGATCTTGGTTGGGAACAAGGCTGACATGGACGAAAGCAAGAGG GCGGTTCCGACAGCAAAGGGTCAGGCTCTTGCTGATGAGTACGGAATTAAGTTCTTTGAAACT AGTGCTAAGACAAACCTAAACGTGGAAGAAGTTTTCTTCTCCATCGGGAGGGACATAAAGCAGAGGCTTTCTGACACTGACTCCAGGGCTGAG CCTGCGACGATCAGGATAAGCCAAACTGACCAGGCAGCTGGAGCTGCGCAGGCCACACAGAAGTCTGCATGCTGTGGAAGTTAA